A window of Phragmites australis chromosome 15, lpPhrAust1.1, whole genome shotgun sequence genomic DNA:
GGTTCCTGGTGGAGACTTAGGAGTAGTGGACATAGGTGGGCGGCGACGTTGGGCATGCGAGATGTGTGCGGACGGCCACGGGTAGAGACATGCATGGGCAGGCAGCGCTATGCAGAGATGCGAGGGGGTGGGGGCGATGGCCATGGGAAGGCAACGCCAGACAGAGACGCGTTGGGTGGGTGACAACCACAGGCGAAGAGGTGTCGCATTGGGCGGGCGGCCACAGGCCACGCATGGAGACGCGGTGGGCAATGGGCTAGGGTGGCTTGGCTGTTCGGCTGGGTTGGTGAGCGAGCCAACAAGACTCTCGCGAGCTAGCTCAAGCTCGACTTATTTTTGACGCCAAGCTAGGGAGGCGGCTCAAGCTTGGCTTGTTTGTCTTCCGAGCCGAGCCTTTTCGAACCCGAGCTGGCTCGTGAGCCTTCAGCTTTATTTCCAATCCTACTTCTAGTAGGTAAGCAAAGTGCAGAACATTTTTAGTCTAATTCATGTATGAAGCTATTTGCGAAAAACAGAAGTATGATCAGGTTACTTTAAAAAAAACCGAACCAAACACTATATAAGGTTAGGGACTGTTGGGAGTATTGTAACTTGTAGCCAATGATTTAGATGCGGATGGGCTGGATGTGGGGAATGTCACACGATGACATTGCTCAGCAAGTAGGGGCGGAGACAGGGGGCGGCCCCCTATGCATGTGTAGTCCCCCTAATACATCTGTTAGCAGCATTAAAATCGTATTTGTTCTCtttaagaaaataaattacTAATCCAACACATATAGCCAATCAATGCACTGATGCTATTTTGCACTATACATGTATGCAAACTTTGGTTGTCTACTAGTTGACATATACGCTCGATTTCTAACCCATGCCATTATACTATTTCTTAACAATAACTCTATTGCGGAATTAACTTGCTATTAACGGTGGTAGAACCAACACAAACCTCATATTTTCTAGCCGAGCAACACATTGCTAAAGAACTTAAAAGCTCACTGGTATATAAACTCgttttatatattatatatgctCAAGTATTATGTCTTTTTTAACACAAATTTACTACCTATGACTATTGTGAATGCATGTAATGaagtattctttttcttgtcaaaCTTTACAAGTTTAAAACGTTTTTCCTTATTATTATGATTTGTATTCTATTACTCTACTCTTTATTGATCCGAGCTTTAGTTATTTTCATTTATAGAGATTTTTTTACCAATTTTTATGATAGATTCATATTAAACTATCAAAGGCAGTATCGGAATATTGAATGGATATATATCATCCCTCCATTATTAAAAGATCATACATTTACTAATATGGATGAATTTGTTTATAAATAAGAACAAATTTATTTTAAGCTGATCATgcaaaatagatttatcttaacTCCTATATTTTACTTTTCTAAAGTCAACTCAAACTTTTCTCTTCAGCCCCTTACAGTCCTTATAATTCTGGCTCCGCCACTGTTAGGAATGTCGTAGGATACGAGTTCTTTCAAGCGACCTCTTGCAAAATTCTGATTTCGTGACGGTCGTTTCCGTAATCTTTTACATACTCCTACGGAGTACCCAGCTACTCAACCTTGGAGGACATGGATGGTGAAGAGCATGAGCCGACGACCTCCAACGATGCACGTTCACGAGTAGAATAGAATACTGCAGGCCAGAAGCCGGTGGAGCCTCTAGAACCATCTGGTTCACAGGATTGGTCAGCACGAGCGGTGGCGCCGCGACCACGCGTGTGCGCCATCCCGTACGTGTCCCGCCCCCACCCCACCTGCGCGCGCGCCCGGCGCCGCTTGGACCCGCTGCGCTGGCGGAGCGCCCCCACGCGTCGCCACCTTCCCGTCCCCCGCGCATGCAAATCGAACGCGGCCTGACCTCCTCGCCGTACTGCCGCTTCCGTCCGTTGGCTCTCTCACCCTCACCTGCGCCTTTTCGCCAACGGATGGATAAGCCTTTGCCGGCTGGTTGCTCCCCTTCCCCAGCGCCTTTAAAAATAGAGCTGCTACGGTTTACTAGAGCTAGCTCGAGTGCGCCCTGCTCCTTGCCCCTCTCCATTGCTGTGCAAGCTTAGGCTCGCTCTAGATCTCCGGTAGGCACTGAGGTGCAGAGGGTTTCCTGTGACATCCGCAGTAAAGCGAAGGCTCCAACAATGGCCGGGGTTGGGAGGAACATGGTGGCGCCGCTGCTGGTGCTCAACCTCATCATGTACCTCGTCGTCATCGGCTTCGCCAGCTGGAACCTCAACCACTTCATCAACGGACAGACAAACTACCCGGGTACGTACTTACGCACGCACGTGTCGTTCGTCTTCGTTTCCGGATGGACAAGGTACTGAAGTTATGGGTGTATATATGTATGGCGCGTTCAGGTGTGGCTGGCAACGGCGCGACGTTCTACTTCCTGATGTTCGCCATCCTTGCCGGCGTGGTCGGCGCCGCGTCCAAGCTCGCCGGCGTGCACCACGTCCGCTCGTGGCGCCATGACACTGGCGCCACTAACGCCGCGTCCTCGCTCATCGCCTGGGCCATCACCGCGCTTGCCTTCGGGTCCGTCTCCGTCGCCGCGTCTATCTGAGCGACATAGCTCTCAAAGTGGCATTCGTTGGTTCCATTTAGCTGACCATTATAGGATTTGGCTGCAGGCTGGCGTGCAAGGAGATCCACATCGGAGGGCACCGGGGTTGGAGGCTGCGGGTGCTGGAGGCGTTCATCATCATCCTCGCCTTCACGCAGCTCCTCTACGTGCTCATGCTCCATGCCGGCATCTTCGGTGGCAGCAGCGGCTACAGGGATCATGACTACGGTGTCGGTGGCGCCGCCGGTGAGCCCAAGGGCCCCAGGGTCTAAATCCTGGTCCGCCCTTGTGCAAAGGGTTAGATATATCGTGCTGCAACAATAACGTAATACTACTTATGAAGGGTTGTGTTGTGTGCTGATGTGTGTATATGTACCATGTCGATCGTGTTCTCATGCATGTTTCTACTCCTAGTTGAGTCAAACCTTGGCCTGTACGGCTGTACATGTTCGTAGTGTCAAATGTAATTTGAATGCGTCAGTTTCCGCCTGGCGGTGACATGCATTGAGATGAAATCATCGTGTGGTGTTGGCTCACATGTCGTTCATGTATGTGCAACACTATGTATGTATGCTTTTTGTACTTGTTTTCGGATTGCGCATGATCGTATCTTCTCAGTTGTGCTGCATGTTCGACGCGTGGCACATACGAGTGCTCTGGCATGAGAATGAATGCAGCTGAGTCGACGTGGCGTCCAGAATATGTGAAGTTTCTTTTGTGCCGCTAATTGATCCTTTTTACGCCCCAAAACATTGCGACACTCATCATTCTTATACTCTACGCACAGGCAGTCGGTTTCTTGCACGACCAGTTTGTCGATCCAGTATCTCGTAATCCGACAGCACATGCCACATGGTCGGGACGAGCTGTCCTGATTCACATCCCGTGCAATCGCGCCTGATGCCTACGTAAGGCACCTGTTCTCTCGATCAACAGATGACCGTCAGCGTTAAGCTAGCTTCCTACACATCCTGGCATCTTGCCTTTGGGCGCTCCAAACCTAGGGACGAAAAGAAAATGCTACAGATTAATTATACTCGATTTGCAATGAATTCGACACAGCTCAAGTTGGTTTGTGACCGCCCGGCTCGTGCACTAAACAAAGCTGAAAGCTGAGCTCGCGACCTAGTAGAGAGGTTGCAATCTGTATGAACGCGATTGCGTGAATAGAcgttttgataatttttttactgCTTAACAAACATACTCTCTAACTAACCacttgcacataaatgtaaatggaaacATAGCAATACGTAAATAGCCAACATCAACATTTTCCAATAGATCATCCATATCATCGTCCCACACTTATAACTTTATGACCGATGCGGATGAAAAAAAGCATGCTTATGATCAAGAacgtggcaattcgaattatttttacaccctgcaggggtactcctttacctacacgacttgaggaccatacggctcacgTGCTCACACAGGCCCACGCAAGGGGTAGTCGAGTCAACCTTTCCAATAAGCTTTAACCATTTACTCATGCGCCAATAGGTGCGGGgatcatccagaactactcccagagtaAACTGGATAcccttacaagcccgcccgctcataCCATCGACTCGCACGCTAAAAGgccatagctacaaaggtattcagcttgtCGTTCTCAcaatgcgacatgtagtaagtacaaAAAGCGTtaaagccaacggcaccaacagacggtgcttaaacaatgcaaagTGGTCTAAAGTGTCCGGACTCCTCTCTCGAACTACCCCAAGAAACTCCTCCGGggcagaaaacacccctaataccgcccacatcttgtctcatcctcacaactcaccaaaccaaaatcatcaatattatTTTAGTGAACCGTAATTAAACCTATATCTCACGGGTGATGGAACattccaccactcgacttctaccggtgacctaagcattgctaagcattttgaatgaCCTTGtaaattagacatcaacaatatcgccaaggctacaaggatgtggatattcaacaactcaaggtagatgtaatacaatcaacataggttctaactacataaacccgacattgactcgctaCACATGGAAAAATACATAGAGCAtatcttatcaattttagactccacacttcaattcaaatgatgcaatatgcttagatgtttgccttgctactctggTGGTTGCCTGATACCccccgcacaacactcacaaaactccgaGAGGTTAGTGTCGCCTTCAGCCACGGTCGCACCACACTCtagttcttcattcactaaagaagaacgcatgcaatgatgagcatgaatgaagtgcaacaatgcatgctacaatatgtatgtgatgaaatgccataaaatatgcttcataatgcatgaaaacaattttcctagctagaacaactcataagaagatcagcaaaattggtttcataatttttggacttgtaaaaaattaacggtgaattaatgaagcacCAACCTTATCTCAGAAAttgaattaattatttcatagttggggatatttttaataggtggATTACGGTATTATGAAAcaaacaaaattgatttcataagTTTTAGAGCTACGGAGAATTGGTTCTCAGATataaacccgtcactaatgagtggtcattagtgacgggtcgtaacatgacccgtcattgatatcatcagtgacgggtcaagttgtgacccctCACTAATGAATGTTGGGTCGTTTCTGTAATACCGGATTTttgagagaggaaaaaaagagagatttgaccagaatttgactttttgatccgttgctcgtatggacgatcggagaccgtggttgcgttcatcttgtcgagacgaacccattttgttATTCATATATCCGTTCCgagcactttgtgacccgtagcgagcccaataaatttagaccgttcgttatttttaaaaaaataataaaaaaagaaaagataaagctTCGGATGGATCGGTCGTCACCCCGACCCATCCAGAGTTTTCGTGCCGCCTCTcgtgttctctctctctctctctctctctctctctcgctctctctctctctctctctctctctctctccccccgtCGTCGTGCCGTGCTGTCTCCGCCGGCCTGAGCTGCTGCTCGCCGACGCGTGCGCGTGCACTACCGTCCGCCGCGCCGGCCGTCGCCGCCAGAGCATCGCGCTGCTACCGTGCGCCGCCCGCCTGCGCCGCCGTCGCGCCGGGCTGCTGCCGTGCGCTGCACACTGCCGTCCGCCGGCCCGCCTACGCCCCGCACAACGCAACCACCCTcggtcgtgcgccgccgtttctctctctctacgtCGCTACTAGCTGCTGTGAGAAGAAGCAAGCAcagaagaagcaagcaagcagcCGGCcaaagaagaagccaggaaggaagaaagagaaaagaaaaggagaaaagaaaagagaagaggaagaaaaaagaaaagaaaaagaaagagaaaaaaaaggaaaaaaggagaaagttggaaattttgtaattttgtcggattcgtcgtcaaccCTTCGAAGATGATTCCTCGGTAATTCTTAGACGTTTATGGTtagatcaaatcaatcaattcctgtcgtatcatttcatgtgatcaatagtctgattcgtttcgacaatcgttattgattcgaagatacgacatccaaGTCCAAACATTCATTTCTTTCAacggagcaaagtctaattagtgagaactttgattcgactctgaattggaaatagtgtatcatttaatgtgatacagttttctgttcggttttctgaaatataggcgtatatgccacgttttcagacgtagggttgacgcttcatattttatgtgttttaaatgtgttttagtgctaataatatacctgtacaggtggtactacttccggacgttcttgatcgaaattTCTTCGTctcttttggtaaaaggcaagtaatgTGGGGTTGTGATtcagtgctatgtttatattcatatcttatttcttttgcaaataaaattgtagTATATggttttttctaattcattcaaatcatggatgatgttgcatttgattatttaaatccatttttttcttattgatttggattgtacctCTGTCATCATGAATCAGTTTGGTGTTTTTTTTCCACGAGTCATcaagaagaaattaagaattgacgtcaattcacatgcatacatatgcatttatgcacttcatatggtgataaaggccgatcactgccatcgtgcgtgattcgtactggtacatggagttgcatgagatgttggcatcgtctagctctcaaatggagttgcatcatggcattcatacatttttatGATATCTGGGGAATACAAAATTCTGGGAGCTAAATGCCATATTTTGTGGGAGATCGGGTTGGAGTCTGTCGTTACTTTCTCGACAAATACTCTGAAAAGatattctctttaaaaccatgtgtttGTTTTTATgttgtgagaagaatgttttatTCCCTAATACTTTTGAACtgagtgagatgtgtttatattcatagctgttacttgctgatCTCATCTCACCCCTTGTTAAATCTTTTGCAGGTATGTTTAgaatgttgacgtgcattttggggatggatctaggtagttgcacacactacctcatcacgATGTCGATAACTCAACCGGTGTTTAGAAGTTATGGTTTTGGATGGTGTGTCGTTTGTTTTGTATCTGTTGTGGTAAGACGCTAGTAGCGTCGTgaaaatttctatatatatgttggttatatcatatattgtctccctgtgatcttttttgtggtcagttatactgcccctatagaggaaatgctgtcaaaatttcctattttcaaatatttatgcttagttgtaaagtagggtgttatagcttgatatcagagcctaggctttaggttCTAGGGTAAGAAGTTAATAacttgacacacttgcacatgtaGGATGGGAAAGGGTTTGCATATCTTTTCATATGCCTTGTTCCGCTATATTCCCTTTAGTTCTTTTGTTTGAAGTATGTTTGCAGTTTAGTGCATGTTTACTTATCCATTGTGGTGTTTGTAGCTATGCTGCCAAAGGTGCGAGGTCGTGGTCGAGGTAATGAGGCGGGTCGTAGCTGTACAACAGTCCCAGGTCATGGTGATGCACAGTTATTGGCTGCTGAGGTTGAGTCCTCTCAACCAGGAAGTATCAGTCAAGCGGAGCTAATGACCACTATGAAGGAGATACAAGAAGAGCTAAGAGCATTAAGGCAGACTGTTCCAAATACTCCTGTTGCTACTAGAGTTGTGGCACGTGAGATACCTGAAGAGGGTGCTACTAGTGGGGTAACGCTCCGTGAATGGGTTAGTATGAAATTGGACTCTTTTGATGGATCAGGGACTCCAATTTAGGCTGCAGATTGGCTTGCCTATATAGAAATGCAGCTGGATGCTTTTGATGTATTGCCTTGAGACAAGGTTAGATATGTGATACAGTTGATGAAAGGAGAAGCCCAAATCTGGTGGAGAGGTGTACAGTCAGCCAGGACTGTTGCCCATGGGGATCTTACCTGGTCTGAGTTTGTCAGGCAATTTGAGAGGAGATTTTATCCAGCTACCTTTCTGGATAAAATGCAAATTGACTTAAACAATTATACACAAGGTCAGAAATCAGTGGCAGAGTATGAAGTGGGCTTTAATCAAATTGTGCGCTTTGTACCTCATGTAGCCCACGATGATGCAGAGAAGGCCAGACGTTTCAGACAGGGTTTGAAGCCTTTTATCCGTCATGTGCTTGgtgcttttgttgttacagatTTTCGCTCTATGGTTGAACAAGCTTCTGGTGTTGAGTTGCAGCAATCTTATACTGATGATATTCGCAAGATGTCAGGAGCAAATCAGCATAAAGGaccagaagagaagaagagtcgTTTTGGTGGTCCCATCCATAAGAAGTACAAGGGACAACAACGTCACCAACCATACCGTGGTGGACCCTCTCAGATACATCCTCCAGGCACTAGTACCCAATTTCGTACAGTGGTTAAACCCGGTTTTGGTTTGGTGTGCTTCAAGTGTGGTGATTCACATATGCAGAGTGAATGTTCTTGGAAGGGGAACTGTTCAGTATGTGGTCGTCCAGGCCACAAGGATGTGGTGTGTCATAGAAACCCGAACAGTCGTATCAGGTGGGAAccagtatcttcttcttctggggtttcttcttcatcgaagggatcagcacatgtattggcTGCTACTCCTACTCCTACAGTCATTACTGGCCCGATGGCTCCACCGATGCAGTATTATCTTCCTTCTACAGTTCCCACTGGGCCTTACTGGTTGCATCAGCCTATGATTCCTCAAGGAACTTCTACACCGACATTGCTGGTGGTTGGGGCATCTTCTTCCCACATTGCAGGAACCTCTTCATCTCAGACACCTTCTGGGTTATATACTTTACCTAGTGCTGAGATCGGAGGTCACAATGACGTGGTGACAGGTATCTTACCCGTGGACTCCTTTGATGcacatgttttatttgattctggagctagcTTTTCCTTTGTCTTGGTAGACTTCGTTAGACGAGCGAGACTATCAGTACAACAAATTGGGCAATCGGTGGTAGTTAACTCCCCAGTGATCTTATATACAGTTCTTATGTTTGCCCGGGGTGTGTTATAAATATTGGAGATGAGGAATTCACAGCTAACTTGGTGATGATCAATTTAGAGTCCTTCGATGTTATTCTTGGTATGGACTGGCTTGCCCAATACCAAGCCATTATCTCTTGTTCTTTGAAAATCATCACCTTGCGAGCTCCATCAGGAGGGGAGATTACTTTCCAAGGGAAGGTCTTGCCATATGCACTTTCCATGTTGTGCAGGATCTTCCCTAACCGATGGATGTGGTAATCTGGTGCTCTCTGGTCACTGGTTGAAGGGCAGGATGTCACTCTACGTATGGAAGATATTCTAGTAGTGTGTCGTTATCCTGATGTGTTTCCTAGTGAGCTTCCATGATTACCTCCTGAACGAGGACCAGTCTTTCGTATTGAGTTGATTCCAGGTACACAACCTATTTATAAGACTCCGTACCGAATGGCTCCAATGGAACAaatggaattgaagaagcaattaGATGAACTCCTTGCTAAGGGATTTATCAGACCGAGTACGTCACCTTGGGCTGCCCCTGTTTTAtttgtggaaaagaaagatggcactaaaaggctttgtgtggattatcgggtgcttaatcaagtgacaatcaaaaacaaatatcctctaCCTCGTATTGATGATCTTTTCGATCAGTTGAGGGGTGCTATGATATTTTCGAAGATTGATTTGCAATCGGGTTATCATCAATTGCGAATCCGAGAcgaggatattgagaagacggCTTTCAATACAAGGTATGGGCATTTTGAATATGTGGTTATGTCTTTTAGACTAACGAATGCCCCTGCTGTTTTTATGGAAGCCATGAACCAGATGCTCCATGAATATCTAGATGTCTTTgtggtggttttcatcgatgatatattgatttattccaAGTCAAAAGAGGAACATGAGATGCACCTCAGTTTAGTGTTGGAGGCTCTTCGAAAGAATAAATTCTATGCGAAGCTAAAAAAAATGTGCCTTTTGGCTCGAAGAAGTAGGATTTCTTGGTCATATTATAAATCAGCATGGTATTACGGTGGACCCAAAGAATGTTGCTGCAGTATTAGAATGGCAAAGACCATCTAATGTGACCGAGAttcgaagttttcttggactcgtTGGCTATTACCGGTGCTTTGTACAAGATTTCTCCATTATCGCAAAACCTATGACTAGACTTACTCAAAAGGGCgttccatttgtatggactgatgaatgtgaggtcagtttccaaaccttaaagaataagttggtgaacGCTCCTATTCtggctttgcccgagagtggtAAGCGTTTCACAGTTTACACTGATGCTTCTCGAATCGGACTTcgctgtgtgcttatgcaagaaggtcgggtaattgcatatgcttccaAACAATTGAAACCTCATGAACaaaattatcccactcatgacttagaattggctgcagtggtttttgccttgaagagttggaggcattacctatatggtgagtcatgtgatattttcactgatcataagagtctcaagtacattttcactcaaagagatctgaatttgagacagcgaagatggttagaataaatcaaagactatgatttgacaattcagtatcatcccggaaaggcaaatgtggtagctgaCGCCCTTAGCAGAACAAGTgtacctaaagcaataatgtCCTTACATTCAGACTTGGATCGGATGgggatatctttttgctttgctggcactgtgcagaaagaaactcaaatga
This region includes:
- the LOC133893216 gene encoding membrane protein PM19L codes for the protein MAGVGRNMVAPLLVLNLIMYLVVIGFASWNLNHFINGQTNYPGVAGNGATFYFLMFAILAGVVGAASKLAGVHHVRSWRHDTGATNAASSLIAWAITALAFGLACKEIHIGGHRGWRLRVLEAFIIILAFTQLLYVLMLHAGIFGGSSGYRDHDYGVGGAAGEPKGPRV